The Elaeis guineensis isolate ETL-2024a chromosome 14, EG11, whole genome shotgun sequence genome has a segment encoding these proteins:
- the LOC105032976 gene encoding uncharacterized protein has translation MVFKHNKHPFADIDPNQLAYEDLRQFDYDGQVASFEEISSFRGILQKSVTSDGERENAFTKTQGELRVGGDSSTVISVVTNKEYENRTADTTNDNFAPALGDTSIMVGVSGSTSEVVMSEHSKRPMCDDEAYRVESKRPKQVYENKKLDSFPEFPFSTCKELLTSVASDRELGNEEVAAVPEDPAKKATSSHMPWIIYSRSEEVTNLDSGVSVHFLPSYLEEYQRAQGFHQVEELYSPLFDYLPRKPVAIGSNHQADIPEWRSRDFRNSFKDSDDCVSSPLTSMTCSSSAVHHMIDEDDSDKWVGTCVMPMLYSDSLASEIGSMHCKTDCSCLDKGSIQCVRQHVTEAREKLRRMLGEGRFEELGFNDMGEDVAKKWTEEEEQLFQEVVLSNPASLGKNFWNHLPQVLPSRSSKELVSYYFNVFMLRKRAEQNRSDPLNVDSDNDEWQESDDGEFATTEEDEEDSVVESLANQGDPACDKDGPEATDINEDADDEDECDDYPIADKNEEALCGISERCVNNKSKFCSTVQLIDEKLQNGVEQDFRDDSCMSYEGQHNGADSCGGAADNLDTQHSLIEDHDNLLEEYRNDGASDMTDHEFFDGPCDPKTWDINYTHGAGKDDFLSTCNVIEEVFGKGAWENDARDNHGVSKP, from the exons ATGGTGTTTAAGCATAACAAACATCCTTTTGCTGACATTGACCCTAACCAGCTGGCTTATGAAGACCTGAGACAATTTGATTATGACGGCCAAGTTGCTTCTTTTGAGGAAATTTCTTCATTTAGAGGTATTCTGCAGAAATCAGTAACTTCAG ATGGAGAAAGGGAGAATGCCTTCACCAAAACTCAAGGTGAATTGAGGGTAGGAGGTGATTCCAGTACTGTTATCTCTGTTGTCACAAACAAGGAATATGAGAACAGGACTGCTGATACTACAAATGATAACTTTGCACCTGCTCTTGGAGATACCTCCATTATGGTGGGTGTGTCAGGTAGCACCAGTGAAGTTGTCATGTCAGAGCATAGCAAACGGCCTATGTGTGATGATGAAGCTTACCGAGTTGAAAGCAAGCGCCCAAAACAagtatatgaaaataaaaaattggatTCTTTTCCAGAATTTCCTTTTAGTACCTGCAAGGAACTACTTACTTCag TTGCTTCTGACAGGGAATTAGGGAATGAAGAGGTTGCTGCTGTTCCTGAGGATCCTGCTAAAAAGGCAACCAGTAGCCACATGCCATGGATCATATATAGTAGAAGTGAAGAAGTAACAAATTTGGACTCAGGTGTTAGTGTCCATTTTCTTCCTAGTTATTTGGAAGAATACCAAAGAGCACAAGGGTTCCATCAAGTAGAAGAGCTCTATTCACCCCTTTTTGACTACCTTCCTCGAAAGCCTGTTGCTATTGGATCAAATCATCAAGCTGATATTCCAGAGTGGAGATCACGAGATTTTAGGAATTCTTTTAAGGATTCAGATGATTGTGTTTCATCACCTTTGACCTCTATGACATGTTCATCATCAGCtgttcatcatatgattgatgaagatgatagtgataaaTGGGTTGGAACTTGTGTCATGCCAATGCTCTATTCTGACTCTTTGGCTTCGGAAATTGGATCTATGCACTGTAAGACGGATTGTAGCTGCCTGGATAAGGGTTCCATCCAATGTGTGAGACAGCATGTTACAGAAGCAAGAGAAAAGCTTAGGAGAATGTTGGGAGAGGGCAGGTTTGAAGAGTTAGGTTTCAATGACATGGGAGAGGATGTGGCTAAGAAATGGACTGAAGAGGAGGAACAGTTGTTCCAAGAAGTTGTCCTATCCAATCCTGCATCATTAGGTAAGAACTTTTGGAACCATCTACCCCAGGTGTTACCCTCTCGAAGCAGTAAAGAGCTGGTCAGTTATTACTTCAATGTATTCATGCTTCGGAAGAGGGCTGAACAGAACAGGTCAGACCCATTGAATGTGGACAGTGACAATGATGAATGGCAAGAAAGTGATGATGGTGAGTTTGCAACAAcagaggaagatgaagaagattCTGTAGTGGAATCTCTTGCAAATCAAGGTGATCCTGCTTGTGATAAAGATGGCCCTGAAGCAACAGACATTAATGAAGATGCTGACGATGAGGATGAGTGTGATGACTATCCCATTGCTGATAAGAATGAGGAAGCACTCTGTGGTATTTCTGAAAGATGTGTCAATAATAAGTCAAAATTTTGTTCTACAGTGCAGCTTATTGATGAGAAATTACAGAATGGTGTGGAGCAAGATTTTCGGGATGATTCTTGCATGTCCTATGAGGGGCAGCACAATGGGGCTGACTCCTGTGGTGGTGCAGCAGACAATCTCGACACGCAGCATAGTCTGATTGAGGACCATGATAACCTGCTCGAGGAGTACAGGAATGATGGTGCGAGTGATATGACAGATCATGAGTTCTTTGATGGTCCTTGTGACCCAAAAACATGGGATATCAATTACACCCATGGTGCAGGGAAAGATGATTTTTTGTCAACCTGTAATGTGATTGAAGAAGTGTTTGGGAAGGGAGCTTGGGAGAATGATGCGAGAGACAATCATGGTGTTAGCAAGCCTTGA